One segment of Streptomyces sp. XD-27 DNA contains the following:
- a CDS encoding TIGR03943 family protein — protein MKRQVEILLLTMAGAAVLRISLFGDVYLRYVKEGLRLPLIAAGIVLIALGLAGAWRDGFPFPYERAAVASGRDGAEDAHGDGPAQGDTRDAHGHAEVGQDPQSEHGHEHGHGHDHSRGPSVAWLLFLPVVGLLFSAPPALASYTAERQRPMAVEEQARFDPLPAGSPLPMTLLDFSTRAVWDKERSLKGRTVRMTGFVTRGKGERWYLTRLMLGCCAADAQAIKVEMNGGSPPSSGAWVTVTGTWRPSGEPGTAKARAALDVTGLRRIPEPENPYNDTAG, from the coding sequence GTGAAGCGCCAGGTCGAGATTCTCCTCCTCACCATGGCGGGCGCCGCCGTCCTGCGGATCTCGCTGTTCGGCGACGTGTATCTGCGGTACGTGAAGGAAGGGCTGCGGCTCCCGTTGATCGCCGCCGGGATCGTGCTGATCGCCCTGGGCCTGGCCGGCGCCTGGCGGGACGGCTTCCCGTTCCCGTACGAGCGGGCCGCGGTCGCGTCCGGCCGCGACGGCGCCGAGGACGCGCACGGCGACGGGCCGGCGCAGGGCGACACCCGAGACGCCCACGGCCACGCAGAGGTCGGGCAGGATCCGCAGAGCGAGCACGGACACGAGCACGGACACGGCCACGACCACTCGCGCGGGCCGAGCGTCGCGTGGCTGCTCTTCCTCCCCGTCGTCGGCCTGTTGTTCTCCGCCCCGCCCGCTCTCGCCTCGTACACCGCCGAGCGCCAGCGCCCCATGGCGGTCGAGGAGCAGGCGCGGTTCGACCCGCTGCCGGCGGGCTCGCCCCTCCCCATGACGCTGCTGGACTTCTCGACGCGAGCCGTGTGGGACAAGGAACGCAGCCTGAAGGGCCGTACGGTGCGGATGACCGGGTTCGTGACGCGCGGCAAGGGCGAACGCTGGTATCTGACCCGGTTGATGCTCGGCTGCTGCGCGGCCGACGCCCAGGCCATCAAGGTGGAGATGAACGGCGGGAGTCCACCGTCCTCCGGGGCCTGGGTGACCGTGACCGGCACCTGGCGCCCGAGCGGCGAGCCGGGCACCGCGAAGGCGCGCGCCGCGCTCGATGTGACCGGTCTGCGCCGGATTCCGGAGCCCGAGAATCCCTATAACGACACGGCGGGCTGA
- a CDS encoding VOC family protein, with protein sequence MITTDFVPGSPCWIDLGAPDVAATAAFYGSVFGWEFRPMSEDQSEYGTFQMNGKTVAGIGPLTEAGARSAWMIYFHTRDADATTRAVEAAGGTVRVAPVDADGEGRMAQFSDPQGGQFAVWQPGRYKGMDAADQPGALCWTELYTTDAAAAKEFYGGLFGWRTNDVPLPGGGGTYSLITPAGQGEERMQGGLMQLPAQALELTGGRPYWHPVFAVEDCDGTVAKVTGHEGRVQMGPEDAQDVGRLAVCVDPSGADFVVLTPVATAA encoded by the coding sequence ATGATCACCACTGACTTCGTACCCGGTTCGCCCTGCTGGATCGATCTCGGGGCACCCGATGTCGCCGCCACAGCCGCGTTCTACGGCTCGGTCTTCGGCTGGGAGTTCCGGCCCATGAGCGAGGATCAGAGCGAATACGGCACCTTCCAGATGAACGGCAAGACCGTCGCCGGGATCGGCCCGCTCACCGAGGCGGGCGCCCGCTCGGCATGGATGATCTACTTCCACACCCGGGACGCCGACGCGACGACCCGGGCCGTGGAGGCGGCGGGCGGCACGGTGCGGGTCGCTCCGGTCGACGCCGACGGTGAAGGGCGGATGGCCCAGTTCAGCGACCCGCAGGGCGGCCAGTTCGCCGTCTGGCAGCCGGGTCGGTACAAGGGGATGGACGCGGCGGACCAGCCGGGCGCGCTGTGCTGGACCGAGCTGTACACGACCGACGCGGCCGCCGCGAAGGAGTTCTACGGCGGCCTCTTCGGCTGGCGGACCAACGATGTGCCGCTGCCGGGCGGCGGCGGGACGTACTCGCTCATCACCCCGGCAGGGCAGGGCGAGGAGCGGATGCAGGGCGGCCTGATGCAGTTGCCCGCCCAGGCCCTCGAGCTGACCGGCGGCCGCCCCTACTGGCACCCGGTCTTCGCGGTCGAGGACTGCGACGGGACCGTCGCCAAGGTCACCGGGCACGAGGGCCGCGTGCAGATGGGCCCGGAGGACGCGCAGGACGTCGGCCGGCTGGCGGTCTGCGTCGACCCGTCCGGCGCCGACTTCGTCGTGCTCACCCCGGTCGCCACCGCAGCCTGA
- a CDS encoding TerD family protein yields the protein MSGLSKGLRKIEVALRWDPSPSGTPANDLDIVAATYTADAPHGEPAYLVHFDSRSPDGTITLNRDSRTGLGFGADEVMTLELDRLSTSYIRVVVGVAIQQREGRKTFGEVANTDVRFRENGLEFARYDFSDVGASTAVKVAEFTRDNAGAWEFRQAVRGFDTEPAAFAGLMGGPAA from the coding sequence GTGAGCGGTCTCAGCAAGGGGCTCAGGAAAATCGAGGTGGCACTTCGGTGGGACCCCAGTCCCAGCGGCACGCCCGCCAATGATCTCGACATCGTGGCCGCCACCTACACGGCGGACGCCCCGCACGGCGAGCCCGCCTACCTGGTGCACTTCGACAGCCGGTCCCCGGACGGCACCATCACGCTCAACAGGGACAGCCGCACGGGCCTGGGCTTCGGCGCGGACGAGGTGATGACGCTGGAACTCGACCGGTTGAGCACGTCCTACATACGGGTCGTGGTGGGCGTCGCCATCCAGCAGCGCGAGGGACGCAAGACCTTCGGCGAGGTGGCGAACACCGACGTCCGATTCAGGGAAAACGGCCTGGAGTTCGCGCGGTACGACTTCTCGGATGTCGGCGCCTCCACCGCCGTGAAGGTGGCGGAGTTCACCCGGGACAATGCGGGAGCATGGGAATTCCGGCAGGCCGTCAGGGGATTCGACACCGAACCCGCGGCCTTTGCCGGGCTGATGGGCGGCCCCGCCGCCTGA
- a CDS encoding glycoside hydrolase family 65 protein has protein sequence MITHDAYAVEPWCVRETELHLDVLPQSESLFALSNGHVGWRGNLDEGEPHGLPGSYLNGVHELRPLPYAEAGYGYPESGQTVIDVSNGKLIRLLVNDEPFDLRYGQLLSHERVLDLRAGVLQRTCEWSSPAGCTVRVRSTRLVSFTQRAVAAIAYEVEAVDSTVQLVVQSELVANEQLPPVVGDPRVAAALESPLDPEEHAAQGSRLRLVHRTRRSGLRVAAAADHVVRASDLRSTSSESSDDLARLTVTCVLRPGESMRLEKMVAYGWSGARSVPAVRGQVDAALAGARSTGWDGLLAQQRAYLEDFWSRADVEVEGDAEIQQAVRFALFHVLQAGARSERRAIPAKGLTGSGYDGHSFWDTETFVLPLLTYTAPDSVAEALRWRQSTLPAARERARQLGHQGAVFPWRTIDGAECSAYWPAGTAAFHVNADIADAVVRYIACTSDADFERDTGVELLVETARLWRSLGHHDHHGRFHIDGVTGPDEYSALSDDNAYTNLMAQANLRAAADITERHPEQAAALGVDDEEAAAWRDAAEAMTIHIDHNLGVHAQSAAFTMHQVWDFAGTRPDQYPLMLNFPYFDLYRRQVVKQADLVLAMFMRDDAFTEEEKARNFAYYEALTVRDSSLSACCQAVIAAEVGHLRLAYDYVGESALMDLKDLENNTRDGLHIASLAGTWIALVAGFGGLRNRAGVLHFAPKLPEKLARLAFSVQVLRRRLRVEIQDSEATYSLLAGSPLEICHYGQRLTVSEKSPQRRSVPEVPSLPEPQQPPGRRPTRRH, from the coding sequence GTGATCACGCATGACGCGTACGCCGTCGAACCGTGGTGCGTGCGCGAGACCGAGCTGCACCTGGACGTGCTGCCGCAGAGCGAGTCGCTGTTCGCGCTCTCCAACGGCCATGTGGGCTGGCGCGGCAACCTCGACGAGGGCGAGCCGCACGGGCTGCCGGGCTCGTACCTCAACGGGGTGCACGAGCTGCGCCCGCTGCCGTACGCGGAGGCCGGTTACGGCTATCCCGAGTCGGGCCAGACCGTCATCGACGTCAGCAACGGCAAGCTGATCCGGCTGCTGGTCAACGACGAGCCGTTCGACCTGCGGTACGGGCAGCTCCTCAGCCACGAGCGGGTCCTCGACCTGCGCGCCGGAGTGCTGCAGCGCACCTGCGAGTGGAGCTCCCCGGCGGGCTGCACGGTGCGGGTGCGCTCCACCCGGCTGGTCTCCTTCACCCAGCGCGCGGTGGCCGCCATCGCCTACGAGGTGGAGGCGGTGGACTCCACGGTGCAGCTGGTGGTGCAGTCCGAGCTGGTGGCCAACGAGCAGCTCCCGCCGGTGGTCGGGGACCCCCGGGTCGCGGCCGCCCTGGAGTCGCCGCTCGACCCGGAGGAGCACGCCGCCCAGGGCAGCCGGCTGCGGCTGGTGCACCGCACCCGGCGCAGCGGGCTGCGGGTCGCGGCGGCCGCCGACCACGTGGTGCGGGCGTCCGACCTGCGCAGCACGTCGAGTGAGAGCAGCGACGACCTGGCCCGGCTCACCGTCACCTGCGTACTGCGGCCGGGTGAGTCGATGCGGCTGGAGAAGATGGTGGCGTACGGCTGGTCGGGCGCACGGTCGGTGCCCGCCGTACGGGGCCAGGTGGACGCCGCGCTCGCCGGGGCGCGCAGCACCGGCTGGGACGGGCTGCTGGCGCAGCAGCGCGCGTACCTGGAGGACTTCTGGAGCCGGGCGGACGTGGAGGTCGAGGGGGACGCGGAGATCCAGCAGGCGGTGCGGTTCGCGCTGTTCCATGTGCTGCAGGCCGGGGCCCGCAGCGAGCGGCGGGCCATTCCGGCGAAGGGGCTGACGGGTTCGGGATACGACGGGCACTCCTTCTGGGACACCGAGACCTTCGTGCTGCCGCTGCTGACGTACACCGCGCCGGACTCGGTGGCCGAGGCCCTGCGCTGGCGCCAGTCCACCCTGCCCGCCGCGCGGGAGCGCGCCCGCCAACTGGGGCATCAGGGCGCCGTGTTCCCCTGGCGGACCATCGACGGCGCCGAGTGCTCGGCCTACTGGCCCGCCGGTACCGCCGCCTTCCACGTCAACGCCGACATCGCCGACGCCGTGGTGCGCTACATCGCGTGCACGTCGGACGCCGACTTCGAGCGGGACACCGGGGTGGAACTGCTCGTGGAGACGGCCCGGTTGTGGCGGTCGCTGGGCCACCACGACCACCACGGACGGTTCCACATCGACGGGGTCACCGGCCCGGACGAGTACAGCGCGCTCTCGGACGACAACGCGTACACGAACCTGATGGCGCAGGCGAACCTGCGCGCGGCCGCGGACATCACCGAACGCCATCCGGAGCAGGCCGCGGCGCTGGGCGTGGACGACGAGGAGGCGGCGGCGTGGCGGGACGCCGCCGAGGCGATGACCATCCATATCGACCACAATCTGGGCGTGCACGCCCAGTCGGCGGCCTTCACCATGCATCAGGTGTGGGACTTCGCGGGCACCCGCCCGGACCAGTACCCGCTGATGCTGAACTTCCCGTACTTCGACCTCTACCGCAGGCAGGTGGTCAAGCAGGCCGACCTGGTCCTGGCGATGTTCATGCGCGACGACGCCTTCACCGAGGAGGAGAAGGCCCGCAACTTCGCGTACTACGAGGCCCTGACGGTCCGCGACTCCTCGCTCTCGGCGTGCTGCCAGGCCGTCATCGCCGCCGAGGTGGGCCATCTGCGGCTGGCCTACGACTACGTGGGCGAGAGCGCGCTGATGGACTTGAAGGACCTGGAGAACAACACCCGGGACGGGCTGCACATCGCGTCGCTGGCCGGGACGTGGATCGCGCTGGTCGCGGGCTTCGGCGGGCTGCGGAACCGCGCCGGCGTCCTGCACTTCGCCCCCAAGCTGCCGGAGAAACTGGCCCGGCTCGCCTTCTCCGTGCAGGTGCTGCGGCGCCGCCTGCGGGTGGAGATCCAGGACTCGGAGGCCACGTACAGCCTCCTGGCGGGCTCGCCGCTGGAGATCTGCCACTACGGGCAGCGGCTGACGGTCTCCGAGAAGAGCCCGCAGCGCCGTTCCGTACCGGAGGTGCCGTCGCTGCCCGAGCCCCAGCAGCCGCCGGGCCGCCGCCCGACCCGCCGTCACTGA
- a CDS encoding tetratricopeptide repeat protein: protein MHSDNDAEDAARGGGDGGPADAPQVGNELSGTVTGPVVQAGRTGDISTHHHYYRPPSPLPPSPPDVPHEVPGGTPFWENRDEELAAVSGWLAPDHGGSTRVCVLTGLPGVGKRGMARHWAESVRGRFPGGELYVDVGDLRRLGGGVDLSEVADRLLRSLGVDVDFIPPSLSERVGLLRTKTAQRPPLLVLEGVSEPAHVTTFAFNSPGSAVLATSSEQLAELLLDGARLMPLEPLGPDAGMRLLSTLCGPERMAAEPEAARRIVAACGGLPVALHLAAARLIRGRRLSLSGLADELSDESRRLSGLSHGTDRGIAAMLTVACRGLAPDEARMYRCLGPLPIRTYDAWTAGAAADLEPATAQGLLDGLADASLLDIASDGRYAFHDLVRLHAREQAAVAGEPERDALRRVLTLYVVRTAAADRAIRADRLRITDVDALLQGRDDPFGAAGKDAALDWLATERANAMALLRAADRQARGEQGLDRLVRGEEGPARPTLDEQEQEQEQDRPTRGEQGLDRQIWQLAETLIVLFLHDRILGDWAEAARIGAAAAARDGDAAAEARLRSLLSRPLMDLGEYDAAREELEAAQQLADRSAHLVLRASVQEFLGRYWDRVDRHRAIAAYQHSLELNERAEERRGAAIARYFLGCAQDASGDHATALTTLREAIRGLRGVGDVRMAGRALHAVGDAHVALGETDLAAIALSEAIGMLRQERSTHHEALACESLARLCARADDPAAAREHWSRALEIYEEGGSPRAGRVREALAALEEG from the coding sequence ATGCACAGCGATAACGACGCCGAGGACGCGGCCCGAGGCGGCGGAGACGGCGGTCCCGCGGACGCGCCGCAGGTGGGGAACGAGCTGTCCGGCACGGTCACCGGCCCGGTCGTCCAGGCAGGGCGGACCGGCGACATCTCGACGCACCACCACTACTACCGCCCGCCGTCACCGCTGCCTCCGTCACCTCCCGACGTCCCGCACGAGGTGCCCGGCGGCACGCCGTTCTGGGAGAACCGGGACGAGGAGCTGGCGGCCGTGAGCGGCTGGCTGGCTCCGGACCACGGCGGTTCCACCCGCGTCTGCGTGCTGACCGGACTGCCGGGCGTGGGGAAGCGGGGCATGGCCCGCCACTGGGCGGAGTCCGTGCGCGGCCGCTTCCCCGGCGGCGAGCTGTACGTCGACGTGGGCGATCTGCGGCGGCTCGGCGGTGGAGTCGACCTGTCGGAAGTGGCGGACCGCCTCCTGCGGTCCCTCGGCGTCGACGTGGACTTCATTCCGCCGTCGCTGTCGGAGCGTGTGGGCCTGCTCCGGACGAAGACCGCGCAGCGACCCCCGCTCCTCGTCCTGGAGGGCGTCAGCGAACCGGCCCACGTCACCACGTTCGCCTTCAACTCGCCCGGCAGCGCCGTGCTGGCCACCAGCAGTGAGCAGCTCGCCGAACTCCTCCTGGACGGAGCCCGGCTCATGCCGCTGGAACCCCTCGGCCCGGACGCCGGTATGCGTCTGCTGTCCACGCTGTGCGGCCCCGAGCGGATGGCCGCGGAGCCGGAGGCGGCCCGGCGGATCGTGGCGGCCTGCGGCGGCCTGCCGGTCGCCCTCCACCTCGCCGCCGCCCGCCTGATCCGCGGCAGGCGGCTGTCCCTGAGCGGGCTCGCCGACGAACTGTCGGACGAGAGCAGGCGCCTGAGCGGCCTGTCGCACGGCACCGACCGGGGCATCGCCGCCATGCTCACCGTCGCCTGCCGCGGCCTGGCGCCGGACGAGGCCCGCATGTACCGGTGCCTGGGGCCGCTGCCGATCCGCACTTACGACGCGTGGACGGCGGGCGCGGCGGCGGATCTCGAACCCGCGACCGCACAGGGGCTGCTGGACGGGCTGGCGGACGCCAGCCTCCTCGACATCGCCTCCGACGGCCGCTACGCGTTCCACGACCTGGTCCGGCTGCACGCCCGCGAACAGGCCGCGGTGGCGGGCGAGCCGGAGCGGGACGCGCTGCGCCGGGTCCTGACCCTCTACGTGGTCCGGACGGCCGCCGCGGACCGGGCCATCAGGGCGGACCGGCTGCGCATCACCGACGTCGACGCGCTCCTCCAGGGCCGGGACGACCCGTTCGGCGCGGCGGGCAAGGACGCGGCGCTGGACTGGCTTGCGACGGAGCGCGCCAACGCCATGGCGCTGCTGAGGGCGGCGGATCGGCAGGCGCGGGGCGAGCAGGGCCTGGACCGGCTGGTGCGGGGCGAGGAGGGTCCGGCCAGGCCGACGCTGGACGAGCAGGAGCAGGAGCAGGAGCAGGACCGGCCGACGCGAGGCGAGCAGGGCCTGGACCGACAGATCTGGCAGCTGGCCGAGACCCTCATCGTCCTGTTCCTCCACGACCGGATCCTGGGCGACTGGGCGGAGGCCGCCAGGATCGGCGCCGCCGCGGCGGCCCGGGACGGCGACGCGGCGGCCGAGGCCCGGCTGCGCAGCCTGCTCTCCCGCCCGTTGATGGACCTGGGCGAGTACGACGCGGCGCGGGAGGAACTGGAGGCCGCCCAGCAACTGGCCGACCGCAGCGCGCACCTCGTACTGCGGGCCTCCGTGCAGGAGTTCCTGGGCCGTTACTGGGACCGTGTCGACCGGCACCGGGCAATCGCCGCCTACCAGCACTCGCTGGAGCTCAACGAGAGGGCGGAGGAACGGCGGGGAGCCGCCATCGCCCGGTACTTCCTCGGCTGCGCACAGGACGCCAGCGGTGACCACGCCACGGCCCTGACGACGCTGCGCGAGGCGATCCGCGGACTGCGAGGCGTCGGCGACGTGCGGATGGCAGGGCGCGCCCTGCACGCGGTCGGCGACGCGCACGTGGCCCTGGGCGAGACCGACCTGGCGGCGATCGCGCTGAGCGAGGCCATCGGCATGCTGCGGCAGGAGCGCTCCACGCACCACGAGGCGCTGGCGTGCGAGAGCCTGGCGCGGCTGTGCGCGCGGGCGGACGACCCGGCCGCCGCGCGCGAGCACTGGTCCCGCGCCCTGGAGATCTACGAGGAGGGCGGCAGCCCGAGGGCAGGGCGGGTACGCGAAGCGCTGGCGGCGCTGGAGGAGGGCTGA
- a CDS encoding permease: MALAGRTGFLALAIAGAAVLGSGRWFDAPALEAWRTVCVAIALQALPFLLLGTVLSAAIGAFVPAHFFAKALPKRPALAVPVAGAAGVVLPGCECASVPVAGSLIRRGVAPAAALTFLLAAPAVNPIVLTATAVAFPNDPAMVAARLVASLATAAAMGWLWLAFGRPEWLRLRPRHTGHQPGQSRWEEFRLGFQHDFLHAGGFLVLGAMAAATFNVAVPRTVLDAFADRPWLSVLFLAALAVILAVCSEADAFVAASLTGFSPTARLAFMVVGPMVDLKLIALQAGTFGSAFAVRFSAATAVVAVACSVLIGWWIL; encoded by the coding sequence ATGGCATTGGCGGGCCGGACGGGATTCCTCGCCCTCGCGATCGCCGGCGCGGCGGTCCTGGGCAGCGGGCGCTGGTTCGACGCCCCCGCCCTCGAGGCGTGGCGGACGGTCTGCGTGGCCATCGCGTTGCAGGCCCTGCCGTTCCTGCTGCTGGGCACCGTCCTCTCCGCCGCGATCGGCGCCTTCGTGCCGGCCCACTTCTTCGCCAAGGCGCTGCCCAAGCGGCCCGCGCTGGCCGTGCCGGTCGCCGGCGCGGCCGGAGTGGTGCTGCCCGGGTGCGAGTGCGCGTCGGTCCCGGTGGCCGGGAGCCTGATCCGCCGCGGCGTGGCGCCCGCCGCGGCGCTGACGTTCCTGCTGGCGGCCCCGGCGGTGAATCCCATCGTGCTGACCGCGACGGCCGTGGCCTTCCCCAACGACCCCGCCATGGTGGCCGCCCGGCTCGTCGCCTCGCTCGCGACCGCCGCGGCCATGGGCTGGCTGTGGCTGGCGTTCGGGCGCCCGGAGTGGCTGCGGCTGCGCCCCCGGCACACCGGGCACCAGCCGGGGCAGAGCCGGTGGGAGGAGTTCCGGCTCGGCTTCCAGCACGACTTCCTGCACGCCGGCGGGTTCCTGGTCCTCGGGGCCATGGCCGCGGCCACCTTCAACGTCGCCGTGCCGCGCACCGTCCTGGACGCGTTCGCCGACCGACCCTGGCTGTCCGTGCTGTTCCTCGCCGCCCTGGCCGTCATCCTGGCGGTCTGCTCGGAGGCGGACGCCTTCGTCGCCGCCTCGCTGACCGGCTTCTCGCCCACGGCCAGACTCGCGTTCATGGTCGTCGGGCCGATGGTCGACCTCAAGCTCATCGCCCTGCAGGCGGGCACCTTCGGATCGGCGTTCGCCGTCCGCTTCTCCGCGGCGACGGCGGTCGTGGCCGTCGCCTGCAGCGTCCTGATCGGATGGTGGATCCTGTGA
- a CDS encoding SDR family NAD(P)-dependent oxidoreductase → MPVHDPVVQGEFTGRVALVTGAGHGIGAAVARALARLGATVAAADRDADTLGELSGTWRDACAARQGEPGAAARAGALAPYRLDVTDRAAVDATVAAVERDHGPLDILVNVAGVLRTAPAAELSDQDWADTFAVNTTGVFHTSRAVASRMAMRRSGCIVTVDAGTAGIPHAGMAAYAASKAAAGMFTKCLGRELARSGVRCNVVAPGAADTPTDRAAGGPLPRAAAPRDIADAVVFLASDRARHITMQDLYVDGATALR, encoded by the coding sequence ATGCCGGTGCACGACCCGGTCGTCCAGGGGGAGTTCACGGGCCGTGTCGCGCTCGTGACCGGGGCCGGGCACGGCATCGGCGCGGCCGTGGCACGGGCACTGGCCCGGCTCGGCGCCACCGTGGCCGCAGCCGACCGCGACGCCGACACCCTCGGAGAGCTCTCCGGCACCTGGCGCGACGCGTGTGCGGCCCGGCAGGGCGAACCCGGTGCGGCAGCCCGGGCCGGCGCCCTCGCCCCGTACCGGCTGGACGTCACCGACCGTGCCGCCGTGGACGCCACCGTGGCCGCGGTCGAGCGCGATCACGGTCCCCTGGACATCCTGGTCAACGTCGCCGGGGTGCTCCGCACCGCGCCGGCCGCCGAACTCAGCGACCAGGACTGGGCGGACACGTTCGCCGTGAACACCACCGGCGTCTTCCACACCTCCCGTGCCGTGGCTTCCCGGATGGCCATGCGCCGGAGCGGATGCATCGTCACCGTCGACGCCGGCACCGCCGGCATCCCGCACGCGGGCATGGCGGCGTACGCCGCGTCCAAGGCGGCCGCCGGCATGTTCACCAAGTGCCTGGGCCGCGAGCTGGCGCGCAGCGGAGTCCGCTGCAACGTGGTCGCCCCGGGCGCCGCGGACACGCCGACGGACCGGGCCGCCGGTGGCCCCCTCCCCCGCGCCGCAGCGCCGCGGGACATCGCCGACGCCGTCGTCTTCCTCGCCTCCGACCGGGCCCGGCACATCACCATGCAGGATCTGTACGTCGACGGGGCCACCGCGCTGCGCTGA
- a CDS encoding CDP-glycerol glycerophosphotransferase family protein, translated as MVADQPLRVPIGPDADRWRTFPHERLLVAAARTVTSTVRLLDVLPDLLRGDERVGTVFAFDPSSAFNDGVYDLLRAAGCRIMPWEQLAAISPDLVMSASENIDVPDGEYPVLVLPHGVGFHKSVPDSRSHRERLSGVVSDALLESGRAWMTVSHPDQADQLARAHPKAAGRTLLVGDPCHDQLLASLDRRDGYRRALGLEPDHRLLVLSSTWRETSLLGQDPGLPGRLLAELPADTWRVAAIAHPNVWSAHGAWQLRTLQDAAEAAGLLMVPPVRDWQAVLIAADVVIGDHGSVTLYGAAVDRPLLLGAFGADAVPGTPMTELGRTAARLDRRRPLRGQVDEALAGHRPGRLAHITDRAFACPGTALAALRTHLYELLRLPEPAGAPPVPTYPPPRVRLTPPTALATYSGAAEEGGRVVVDVERFPAAVECRRPETPERFRHLSCAETPSDRGLRDSASVLTAAAPAQTAVTAIRWIEDTLLAHPGSRVAAVPFAGGCLVGLRDGRVVETAATGGLTDPALHAAVVYTLLRAGLPPAGPVSLRVGRREEDVELRVRPRPR; from the coding sequence ATGGTCGCTGACCAGCCACTGCGCGTACCGATAGGTCCCGACGCCGACCGCTGGCGCACCTTCCCCCACGAGCGGCTCCTCGTGGCGGCCGCCCGGACCGTGACGTCGACCGTCCGGCTGCTGGACGTCCTGCCCGACCTGCTGCGCGGAGACGAACGGGTCGGCACCGTCTTCGCCTTCGACCCCTCCTCCGCCTTCAACGACGGCGTGTACGACCTGTTGCGCGCCGCGGGCTGCCGGATCATGCCGTGGGAGCAGCTCGCCGCCATCAGCCCCGATCTCGTGATGTCCGCGAGCGAGAACATCGACGTCCCCGACGGGGAGTACCCCGTGCTCGTCCTGCCGCACGGGGTGGGGTTCCACAAGTCCGTACCCGACTCCCGCAGCCACCGCGAGCGGCTCTCCGGAGTGGTCTCCGACGCCCTTCTGGAGAGCGGCCGGGCCTGGATGACGGTCTCTCACCCCGACCAGGCCGACCAGTTGGCGCGGGCCCATCCCAAGGCCGCCGGGCGAACGCTGCTCGTCGGCGACCCGTGCCACGACCAGCTGCTCGCGAGCCTCGACCGCCGCGACGGCTACCGGCGCGCGCTCGGCCTGGAGCCCGACCACCGCCTGCTGGTGCTCAGCTCCACCTGGCGCGAGACCTCGCTGCTCGGCCAGGACCCGGGGCTGCCCGGCCGGCTCCTGGCCGAACTGCCCGCGGACACCTGGCGCGTGGCCGCCATCGCGCACCCGAACGTGTGGTCCGCGCACGGCGCCTGGCAGCTGCGTACGCTCCAGGACGCCGCCGAGGCGGCGGGGCTGCTCATGGTCCCTCCGGTCAGGGACTGGCAGGCCGTGCTGATCGCGGCGGACGTCGTCATCGGCGACCACGGGTCGGTCACCCTGTACGGGGCGGCCGTCGACCGTCCCTTGCTGCTGGGCGCGTTCGGCGCGGACGCGGTGCCGGGTACGCCGATGACGGAGCTGGGGCGGACCGCGGCCCGTCTCGACCGGCGCCGTCCCCTGCGCGGCCAGGTCGACGAGGCGCTCGCGGGGCACCGGCCCGGCCGCCTCGCGCACATCACCGACCGCGCGTTCGCGTGCCCCGGCACGGCCCTCGCCGCCCTCCGCACGCACCTCTACGAGCTTCTGCGGCTGCCCGAACCGGCCGGGGCGCCGCCTGTCCCGACGTACCCGCCGCCGCGGGTCCGCCTCACGCCGCCGACCGCCCTGGCGACGTACAGCGGCGCGGCCGAGGAGGGCGGGCGCGTGGTGGTCGACGTCGAACGGTTCCCGGCCGCCGTCGAGTGTCGGCGGCCGGAGACGCCCGAGCGGTTCCGGCACCTGTCGTGTGCCGAGACCCCCTCGGACCGGGGGCTGCGGGACAGCGCTTCCGTACTGACCGCCGCCGCACCGGCACAGACGGCGGTGACCGCGATCCGCTGGATCGAGGACACCCTGCTCGCGCATCCGGGAAGCCGGGTGGCGGCGGTCCCCTTCGCGGGCGGATGCCTCGTCGGGCTGCGGGACGGGCGGGTGGTGGAGACGGCGGCCACCGGCGGGCTGACCGATCCGGCGCTGCACGCGGCCGTCGTCTACACGCTGCTGCGGGCGGGGCTGCCGCCGGCCGGACCGGTGAGCTTGCGCGTCGGCCGCCGCGAGGAGGACGTGGAGCTACGGGTCAGACCACGCCCGCGCTGA